One window of Methanomassiliicoccales archaeon genomic DNA carries:
- a CDS encoding glycosyltransferase — translation MLTISAGVCAYNEEKNILQCLRSLTSQTFHGKELVEMLVISSGSTDRTDELVQDYARNVDGRVRLIRQEKREGKNSAVNAFMVEAKGDVLFLANADNVMREDTFDRMAEHFNDPSIGMVGGHPVPVNDQETFMGFAVHMLWDMHHRLSLIHPKVGEIVAFRNLGFRIPTGMGSDEDLIRREHEGRGLKIAYESEALIFNRGPTTVRDFFIQRTRVNIGERYMKRWFDYDIPTWDKRFLINAWLSFVKDNASHPIKMAVAMSMEAFARVYAALHVQLDKGDRAVWQVVESTKEVDSKP, via the coding sequence ATGCTGACCATATCCGCTGGGGTCTGCGCCTACAACGAGGAGAAGAACATACTACAGTGCCTGCGATCCCTGACCTCCCAGACCTTCCACGGCAAGGAGCTGGTCGAGATGCTGGTCATTTCCAGTGGCAGCACCGACCGCACGGACGAGCTGGTGCAGGACTACGCCCGCAACGTCGACGGCCGCGTCCGTCTCATCAGACAGGAGAAGCGGGAGGGCAAGAACTCGGCGGTCAACGCCTTCATGGTCGAGGCCAAGGGCGACGTGCTATTCCTGGCCAACGCGGACAATGTCATGCGGGAGGATACCTTCGACCGCATGGCCGAGCACTTCAACGACCCATCCATAGGCATGGTCGGTGGCCATCCCGTCCCGGTGAACGACCAGGAGACGTTCATGGGGTTCGCGGTGCACATGCTCTGGGACATGCACCATCGGCTGTCGCTCATCCATCCCAAGGTGGGGGAGATAGTGGCCTTCCGGAACCTGGGGTTCAGGATACCGACGGGGATGGGCAGCGATGAGGACCTCATAAGGCGGGAACACGAAGGACGCGGGTTGAAGATCGCCTACGAATCGGAGGCGCTCATCTTCAACCGCGGTCCCACCACGGTGCGCGATTTTTTCATCCAGAGGACCAGGGTGAACATAGGCGAGCGCTACATGAAGCGCTGGTTCGATTACGACATACCCACCTGGGACAAGCGCTTCCTTATCAACGCCTGGCTCAGCTTCGTGAAGGACAACGCTAGCCACCCCATAAAAATGGCCGTGGCCATGTCCATGGAGGCCTTCGCCCGCGTTTACGCCGCCCTGCACGTCCAACTGGACAAAGGGGACAGGGCGGTGTGGCAGGTGGTCGAGAGCACCAAAGAGGTCGACAGCAAACCTTAA
- a CDS encoding acetolactate synthase → MEVISMVVNDEFGVMQRIMGEFTRRRINVDTIVVGKCEIPGKSRVVLSVSDRKEAEWAVDSLQRLQDIIHVELVDGTRQEAYALVGNGTAKARLIGSIEEVEKMLQATNPDKFIRAVNAL, encoded by the coding sequence ATGGAAGTCATTTCGATGGTCGTGAACGACGAGTTCGGGGTCATGCAGAGGATCATGGGGGAGTTCACCCGCCGCAGGATTAACGTGGACACGATCGTCGTCGGGAAGTGCGAGATCCCCGGCAAGTCCCGCGTGGTGCTCAGCGTCTCGGACCGCAAGGAGGCGGAATGGGCTGTGGACAGCCTGCAGCGGCTGCAGGACATAATCCACGTCGAGCTGGTGGACGGGACCCGGCAGGAGGCCTATGCCCTGGTGGGCAACGGAACGGCCAAGGCCAGGCTCATCGGCTCCATCGAAGAGGTGGAAAAGATGTTGCAGGCCACCAACCCGGACAAGTTCATAAGGGCAGTGAACGCCCTCTGA
- a CDS encoding 2-oxoacid:acceptor oxidoreductase family protein, which yields MFEVRFHGRGGQGAVMAAQTLAEAAVIEGRHAHAFPFFGAERRGAPVMAFARIDDEKISIKSQVYEPDLLVVLDESLLGIEPVARGLKPNGRAVINTRKLPTELDLGIEVECATVNASAIALEFLKAPIVNTAILGAVVRMTDLVTMNSMRQAIENRFGEKFGKDAARVNTAAAAAAYQQAAVGRCKGMRPLVAKKEWLPGWREVPIGTTLAEDSVDGVMVGPGSARQNLTGSWRVQTPRYDKQKCVRCLRCWFSCPEGCIKREEDDYVRWDLNYCKGCGICSQVCPVKAIDMVKGGSR from the coding sequence TTGTTCGAGGTCCGATTCCATGGTCGCGGGGGGCAGGGGGCGGTCATGGCCGCCCAGACTTTGGCCGAAGCGGCGGTAATCGAAGGGAGGCACGCTCACGCCTTCCCCTTCTTCGGCGCCGAGCGCCGCGGGGCCCCGGTGATGGCCTTCGCCCGCATCGATGACGAGAAGATCAGCATCAAGTCCCAGGTCTACGAGCCGGACCTCCTGGTGGTGCTGGACGAGTCGCTTCTGGGCATCGAGCCGGTGGCCAGAGGGCTGAAGCCGAACGGAAGGGCGGTCATCAACACCCGCAAGCTACCGACGGAACTGGACCTAGGCATCGAGGTGGAATGCGCCACGGTCAACGCCAGCGCCATCGCCCTGGAGTTCCTGAAGGCGCCCATCGTGAACACGGCCATACTCGGGGCGGTGGTCAGGATGACCGACCTGGTCACCATGAACTCCATGAGGCAGGCCATCGAGAACCGCTTCGGGGAAAAGTTCGGGAAGGACGCCGCCCGGGTCAACACGGCCGCGGCCGCGGCGGCCTACCAACAGGCGGCGGTCGGAAGATGCAAGGGGATGCGTCCGTTGGTGGCCAAGAAGGAATGGCTTCCAGGGTGGAGAGAGGTGCCCATCGGGACGACCCTGGCCGAGGACAGCGTGGACGGGGTGATGGTAGGACCGGGCAGCGCCCGCCAGAACCTGACGGGGAGCTGGCGCGTTCAGACCCCCCGCTACGACAAGCAGAAGTGCGTACGCTGCCTGCGCTGCTGGTTCTCCTGCCCTGAAGGGTGCATCAAGCGGGAGGAGGACGACTACGTCCGCTGGGACCTGAACTACTGCAAGGGTTGCGGCATCTGTTCGCAAGTATGTCCGGTCAAGGCCATCGACATGGTCAAGGGGGGATCGAGGTGA
- a CDS encoding branched-chain amino acid transaminase, producing the protein MKSKIWMDGQLVNWEDAKVHVLAHGFHYGTGVFEGIRVYHVPQGKNIFRLRDHMVRFMNSAKVLQMKMPYTLDELCEACRDVVRTADAEGDYLRPLAFYGVHPEFKIGLNPSKLPTNVSIICTHMGVYIGKDQVEQGANIITSSWEKYNNRAAALNAKVSGHYVNSVLAKLEAIQRGCDEALMLNGNGNVAEGTGENVFMVKKGKLLTPPVSAGILEGITRDCVMTIGRDLGYEVVEKDITRSELYMADEVFMTGTAAEISPIRSIDNRLVADGSIGPITKALKGKFTSAVSGQEPKYKAWLDLV; encoded by the coding sequence ATGAAAAGCAAGATTTGGATGGACGGCCAGTTGGTGAACTGGGAGGATGCCAAGGTGCATGTGTTGGCTCATGGGTTCCATTACGGGACCGGGGTCTTCGAGGGCATACGGGTATACCACGTCCCCCAGGGGAAGAACATATTCCGCCTGAGGGACCACATGGTGCGCTTCATGAACTCGGCCAAGGTGCTGCAGATGAAGATGCCCTACACTTTGGACGAACTGTGCGAGGCCTGCCGGGATGTGGTGCGCACCGCCGACGCCGAGGGAGATTATCTCCGGCCCTTAGCCTTCTACGGGGTGCACCCGGAGTTCAAGATCGGGCTCAACCCCAGCAAGCTGCCCACGAACGTCAGCATCATCTGCACGCACATGGGTGTGTATATAGGGAAGGACCAGGTGGAGCAGGGCGCCAACATCATCACCTCCTCCTGGGAGAAGTACAACAACCGCGCCGCCGCCCTTAACGCCAAGGTCTCCGGGCATTACGTGAACTCGGTATTGGCCAAGCTGGAAGCGATACAGCGGGGCTGCGACGAGGCGCTCATGCTCAACGGCAACGGCAACGTGGCCGAGGGCACCGGGGAGAACGTGTTCATGGTGAAGAAGGGCAAGCTGCTCACGCCGCCAGTCTCCGCCGGGATACTGGAAGGGATCACCCGGGACTGCGTCATGACCATCGGCCGGGACCTGGGCTACGAGGTCGTGGAGAAGGACATCACCCGCTCCGAGCTGTACATGGCCGACGAGGTCTTCATGACCGGGACGGCCGCGGAGATATCCCCCATCCGCTCCATCGACAACCGCCTGGTGGCCGACGGCAGCATCGGCCCCATAACCAAGGCCCTGAAAGGCAAGTTCACCTCCGCGGTCTCTGGCCAGGAGCCAAAATACAAGGCCTGGTTGGACCTGGTATAG
- a CDS encoding glycosyltransferase family 2 protein, which produces MATGAKPYAITVNWNRAEDTVQCVSSLYEGNPELQVLVVDNGSQDGSVEKLRNKFPGLIILENQDNLGYVKGANQGIRRALADGATHVLMINNDAVSRPGMVAELVDVLDRYPDAGIAGPKIFYYSTDVIWFNGGHFNHWMGFSTHQFMDRRDDGRNRERKVDFITGCTLMVKASVLSEIGLFDEDFVIYAEDLDLCLRAKERKYESWLVPAAMAEHKVSLSTGIAGSNLMTPFRAYYYGRNMLMMIRKRKKGLQFITCYLGQTLVMLPYYFLLMGLQKTRGSFRHYLKGYMDALRWMVNGNA; this is translated from the coding sequence ATGGCCACCGGCGCCAAGCCCTATGCGATAACGGTGAACTGGAATCGGGCGGAGGACACCGTCCAATGCGTCAGCTCACTTTACGAAGGGAACCCCGAGCTGCAGGTGCTGGTGGTCGACAACGGGTCCCAGGACGGCTCGGTGGAAAAGCTTCGCAACAAGTTCCCCGGGCTGATCATCCTGGAGAACCAGGATAACCTGGGCTACGTCAAAGGGGCGAACCAAGGCATCCGGCGGGCGCTAGCCGACGGAGCTACGCACGTTCTCATGATAAACAACGACGCCGTCTCCCGCCCGGGCATGGTGGCCGAGCTGGTGGACGTGCTGGACAGGTATCCCGACGCCGGGATCGCCGGTCCCAAGATCTTCTATTACAGCACGGACGTGATCTGGTTCAACGGAGGGCACTTCAATCACTGGATGGGTTTCTCCACCCATCAGTTCATGGACCGCCGGGACGACGGTCGCAACCGTGAGAGGAAGGTCGATTTCATCACTGGCTGCACCTTGATGGTCAAGGCCAGCGTGCTCTCCGAGATCGGTCTTTTCGATGAGGACTTCGTCATCTACGCCGAGGACCTGGATCTCTGCCTGAGGGCCAAGGAGAGGAAGTACGAGTCCTGGTTGGTGCCCGCCGCCATGGCCGAGCACAAGGTATCGCTTTCGACCGGGATCGCCGGCTCCAATCTGATGACCCCGTTCCGGGCCTACTACTACGGCCGCAACATGCTCATGATGATCCGCAAGAGAAAGAAGGGCCTGCAGTTCATCACCTGCTACCTGGGGCAGACCCTGGTCATGCTTCCTTACTACTTTTTGCTGATGGGTTTGCAGAAGACCAGGGGCTCTTTCCGCCATTACCTGAAGGGATATATGGACGCCCTGCGGTGGATGGTCAACGGAAACGCCTAG
- a CDS encoding rubrerythrin family protein translates to MSKTKDNLQTAFAGESQANRKYLAFAKKAKEDKFPEVAKLFRAAADSETIHALYHLRAMGGVGSTEDNLKAAVGGENYEHTSMYPAMIETAKTEGERVARTGFSYANQVEKVHEGLYQAALSSVQANKDLPKKRLWVCQICGNVHEGDEPPERCSVCGNPKDMFKETL, encoded by the coding sequence ATGAGCAAGACCAAAGACAACCTGCAGACCGCCTTCGCTGGCGAGTCTCAGGCCAACCGCAAGTACCTGGCCTTCGCCAAGAAGGCCAAGGAGGACAAGTTTCCGGAGGTCGCCAAACTGTTCCGCGCTGCGGCCGATTCGGAGACCATCCACGCCCTCTACCACTTGAGGGCCATGGGCGGTGTCGGCAGCACCGAGGACAACCTCAAGGCCGCCGTCGGTGGAGAGAACTACGAGCATACCAGCATGTATCCGGCCATGATCGAAACGGCCAAAACTGAGGGCGAGCGGGTGGCCAGGACCGGGTTCAGCTACGCCAACCAGGTGGAGAAGGTCCACGAGGGCCTGTACCAGGCCGCTCTAAGCTCGGTGCAGGCCAACAAGGACCTGCCGAAAAAGAGGCTCTGGGTCTGCCAGATCTGCGGGAACGTCCACGAGGGCGACGAGCCCCCGGAGAGGTGCTCGGTCTGCGGGAACCCCAAGGACATGTTCAAGGAGACGCTCTGA
- a CDS encoding amino acid ABC transporter ATP-binding protein, translated as MLELIDVKKSFGDNHVLRGISLKVMPQEVVTIIGPSGSGKSTLLRCMNLLNEPDSGKIIFLGHNITDKDIDINAVRTQMNMVFQCFNLFMHLTAKRNISLALMKVKKMKKAEAEAVALKTLEKVGLADKADSYPGEMSGGQQQRVAIARALAMNPKVILFDEPTSALDPELIGEVLDVMKKLALSGMTMVVVTHEMGFAREMADKVIFMDQGVIAEQGTAEEMFVNPKNPRTKTFLKRILKEVGDMDPGIPTDFVPNGDNGQDKC; from the coding sequence ATCTTAGAGCTCATTGACGTCAAGAAATCATTCGGTGACAACCATGTCCTGCGCGGCATATCCCTGAAGGTCATGCCCCAGGAGGTCGTCACCATCATCGGCCCGAGCGGCAGCGGGAAGAGCACGCTGCTGCGCTGCATGAACCTACTCAATGAACCGGATAGCGGCAAGATAATATTCCTGGGGCACAACATCACGGATAAGGACATTGACATCAACGCCGTGCGCACCCAGATGAACATGGTCTTCCAGTGCTTCAATCTCTTCATGCACCTCACCGCCAAGAGGAACATCTCCCTGGCCCTGATGAAGGTCAAGAAAATGAAGAAGGCAGAGGCCGAAGCAGTAGCGCTCAAGACCTTGGAGAAGGTCGGCCTGGCGGACAAGGCGGACTCCTACCCAGGCGAGATGTCCGGGGGGCAGCAGCAGCGCGTGGCCATCGCTCGAGCTTTGGCCATGAACCCCAAGGTCATCCTGTTCGACGAACCGACGTCGGCGCTGGACCCCGAACTCATCGGAGAGGTGCTGGACGTCATGAAGAAGCTAGCCCTGTCGGGCATGACCATGGTGGTGGTGACGCACGAGATGGGCTTCGCCCGGGAGATGGCCGATAAGGTGATATTCATGGACCAGGGAGTCATCGCCGAGCAGGGGACTGCGGAGGAGATGTTCGTCAACCCCAAGAACCCCCGGACCAAGACCTTCCTGAAGAGGATACTGAAGGAAGTGGGCGACATGGACCCGGGAATACCAACCGATTTCGTCCCGAACGGGGACAACGGACAAGACAAATGTTAA
- a CDS encoding glycosyltransferase, giving the protein MSEFDDLTVILPTYNEGGNIQPMLESLDSLYPGVSVIVADDNSTDGTRERVLEFASKHPRIALLGRDLADRGLTASIMDSISSTRTRFFVVMDADFQHPPESVGELHARLAGGSDMAVGVREDKHKLSFSRHLASWGAHTLAMIYLTAMRRPISADTMSGFFGGRTDLCQETISKYSGRFERAGFKVLFDLLKFLPRNTKVEEVSFTFSSRRSGTSKLSSRVILSILRQCGMMGKTAAMAVNFLFINVIGRYLSALLLGLVFTFWMMEGLEVAYDDHMVTSTVLAFILAMSYLVIANKYLLTHGRRDVLIRGVKMVFTAFSGYLVALYVFYMAFAAFSGPIDVETLPLFLGFGIAYLWNTASSTLMEN; this is encoded by the coding sequence TTGTCCGAGTTCGATGACCTGACGGTTATTCTCCCCACCTACAACGAAGGAGGGAACATCCAGCCTATGCTAGAGAGCCTGGATTCTCTCTATCCCGGCGTCTCCGTCATCGTGGCCGACGACAATTCCACGGACGGGACGAGGGAGAGGGTGCTGGAGTTCGCCTCCAAGCATCCCCGGATAGCGCTCCTCGGTCGCGACCTGGCCGACCGCGGGCTCACCGCCAGCATCATGGACAGCATCTCCAGCACTAGGACCAGATTCTTCGTGGTCATGGACGCCGACTTCCAGCACCCGCCAGAATCCGTGGGGGAGCTGCACGCCCGCCTGGCCGGCGGTTCGGACATGGCCGTCGGTGTCCGTGAGGACAAACATAAACTGAGCTTCAGCCGGCATCTGGCCTCCTGGGGGGCGCATACCCTGGCCATGATCTACCTGACGGCCATGAGGCGGCCCATCTCCGCGGACACCATGAGCGGCTTCTTCGGCGGGCGGACCGACCTGTGCCAGGAGACCATTTCCAAGTACAGCGGCAGGTTCGAGCGGGCGGGTTTCAAGGTGCTCTTCGACCTGCTGAAGTTCCTGCCCCGCAATACCAAGGTGGAGGAAGTGAGCTTCACCTTCAGCTCGCGCCGCAGCGGCACTTCCAAGCTCTCCTCCCGGGTCATCCTTTCCATATTGAGGCAGTGTGGGATGATGGGCAAGACCGCCGCCATGGCGGTCAATTTCCTGTTCATAAACGTCATCGGACGTTATCTGTCGGCTCTGCTGCTGGGGCTGGTCTTCACCTTCTGGATGATGGAGGGACTGGAGGTGGCGTACGACGACCACATGGTCACCTCCACGGTACTGGCCTTCATCCTGGCCATGTCCTACCTGGTCATCGCCAACAAGTACCTGCTGACCCACGGGCGGCGGGACGTGCTGATAAGGGGGGTCAAGATGGTCTTCACGGCCTTCTCCGGATACCTGGTGGCGCTGTACGTCTTCTACATGGCCTTCGCGGCCTTCTCCGGCCCCATCGACGTGGAGACGCTGCCCCTGTTCCTGGGCTTCGGTATAGCCTATCTGTGGAACACGGCCAGCAGCACCCTAATGGAGAACTGA